The DNA segment gaattctaaaatttgtttcattctgatttctgagaccagttaatttggttccctctctctctctctcattcttagaaagagattacttttaacgtagtgttttgtggtcacgtattagcattaacttttgagatctgaatttagtagttatttagtttgtaacggtgccaggtaaaaaagtgtgttttgtggtaacgcagctgcagcaagtgattttacagaggttttcacaagtttgtgtaaggtaacgtgaattttacttattaataccatggtatgataagttaggaaattttaaccaagtgaaatcattattgataaatcttgtgtgtatttctgtgtgtttttctatttacaatatctttatattttcacattttttatgtttgtgatgtaacatttatttacgtagcattttaaatgtttcttggtaatttaacattgcatacttgatttaatatttcatttaagattttctttttaaatcttgagtaattcttgatagtttaaattttgcttgtttaatttaaattcctgataaagtttttgtgaattagttttgtttcataatttaattcaagaattaagtgttgtgttattttcaagtagtaaatttttcagattgtgaattctgattaattgtgaattctaattataaactttgaatttaaaaataaatttttgtatttaatgtttttagaaaaacagtgtttcatttattgatcaccagtgaataggattgattgtgtgtgcataaggcaaagtgataaacatgttttgttcttttagttttgctaaagtgaattaagaccagggaaacagttagagttttttgatggagtgatgcccttctactctagaatatttctagtttaattttgatacctcacacatgtTCTGATagatttagtttgatttttcaagtaataaatgagttttttcttaagggatcactgttacctttagagtactcagtcgtaataattaatgttatgagagttcaggtatctggctgaagtgaggtatatttttgaatttttagtttagttgtgtaataaccaggtacttgatacgcatcgtgacaatatatatatatgtatgtatgtatgtatgataacaggacctcatttaaactggatggtatctagcagagatatttattcagaaaaggttacaagctttctaggactaactgtcctcattgtCTGGTATCTGTAGAATGACCAGACACTTGTCcagttgtatttatatgtgtaaggGGGAGGAAATCAAAGCCCTTGTCGTTCCAATTTTGTGTACTGGCTCTCTTCAATCCTCAGATTACCCTCCTCTTGCGTAGCCccaccctcgtgaccttggcctttttTTTTGCCTGCGGCTTCTTCCAGGCATGCGTTGTCCATGTGGTCTCTAGTGTTTTTGCATGTCCTATTTTCTATTGCtgtgtatatgatttttcttgataggctgtcttcaaatcgcCTCCCAGCATTGCCTGCCATTACGTTATTGGCACGTTATGAAGGCATTttacaatcagtctggccgttttATTTGTGTTCTTGTATAGAAGGTTCATATTCTCCCAGTCTGTTCTGTGATCTTTTCCCAAAAGTGCTTGGCAACCGCTGACTTTTGATTGTagtgcctaattttttttttcctcgttctttgcaggatttgccgctCTCACCGAAGTAATGCTCTTCACAGTCTAGAAACAGTGCCATGTATACCCCCTCTTACCTCTTCCACCTCTACCGACATTTTGTtcctaactattttattcctaatcgtGTATTTGTAACTGCCTGTCAGTTTGAAATGATCTAgtttcctgttgatgggtgtaatagtgttgttgtcagGGACTGTAATTAccttcttccctttcaaatgttccttttctttcccttccctctctccaaaatagtttttccttgccttggtGTGTGCCTGTTCCCACAAATACTTAGAGTATTGTAATCTCCTGAAGCTCTCCCTCaaatattccagctcttcatctaagaaatCGGGGCTGCAATTCCTGATAGCCAAACCTGACTTGAACCCATAgctacaccatttttttttttttttttcatgtaatagtTTCCTCCCACTTGAACACATTGACACTGAGGGCCACTGTCAACAGTTTGatcaaaacgtcatgatctaggtCACATGCGTAAActccctcctccatattcttttttattatttccatcatcTTCTTGACTGGTACGTTAGTAAACAGGGAAGCTACCTCCAGAATcgcaaattaacataaaagattaAATCTGCGAGTTTGGATGGAGACTAGGTGGAAGGGAAATAAAGCAAGGCATGCAGAtataaattgctaaaaaaaaaaattaaaagacgtCATAATAAGGGTGAAGAGGACAAGTGATAGAGCGATGGTTGTGAAACTGTGCCTAGATGGAAAAATAGTCAACATCGTGAGTGCTTTTGCCCCTAAAGTAAGATGTGATGAAGATGAGAAAGTGGCAGTGGACcgacagttgagtgaaataccagcagaagagagattaattattggtggtgacatgaatggacatataggaaggaccagagagggtattgagagggtgcatggtggctggggagttggagagagaaatgatgaggaAGAAAGAGTTGTGGACTGTGCAGTGTCATTTTATCTGGCTGTTGTCAACACCTGGttcgaaaagaaagaaaatcagtacatcacataAAAGAGCAGAACACAGTAAAAGGAGGAAGctaggcaggaatttaaggagagattATTGAGGGAAGTcagattgctagagggagtgcaagaatggtggaatcacatcAGTATGGTGATAaaagagtgggtggagaggtgttgggaaagacatctggaaagaaacctcttgATGAtgaggaaacctggtggtggaatgatgaagtgaaagaggtggtgaaagccaaaaaagatgcaaaaaagacctgggaaaagtatggagagcaagaggataaggagatgtaccaaagacataagaaacaagtaaagaagacGGTTGTGCAAGAAAACAAGAACTTTAAATGAcatgtacgaagagctggaaacaccttaaggaagagaaaaattcacagaattgcaaagtcgagggacaagaacaccaaagactactcccatatacaacaggttaaggatgggaatggagcagatttatgcaacgaggataaaataaagaagaggtggaaagaatattatgaacacctgttaaatgatgaaaatgctagaaaattattTGAAGATGGATTctagaaccttggtatgacaagtactattagcaggaagggagtaaagaaggcactaaagatgaaaaatggttaaTCAATGTGACCAGATGGAAATcttgcagaggtgtggaagagcctgggagaaagAATaaacatgctgtgggacctagcaaagaaaatatacaatcagGAAAAGcgaccaaaagaatggagagaaagctgtTTTGTGCCTATCTATACAGAGAaaggtgacatccaggattgtacAAACTACAGGGGAATaagctaatgtctcacaccatgagaatctgggaaagaataaaggagcaaagaattagagaagaaacatctgtaggtgaagaacagtttggtttcacgccaggaagaggaacgacagatgcagtgtttgcctcCCGACAGATggtggaaaaacaccgggaaagtAAGAAATGACTGCAcgtagtattcatagatctggaaaaggcatatgatagagtcccacgccaagaggccaagaggtttggaggtgcatgcgagtaaagggaacaccggaaaagtatgtgaggttggtccaagggAAGGAGCAACAATGCAGGTTAGAAGcggtgttgggttaactgaatggataccagtaagagttggtttacatcagggatctgctctacgtccatatctttttgaccggataatggatgtgctatctcaaagaataagatcaatccccctggtgcaagttgtttgctgatgacatcgtgttatgcagcactaACAGaagggtagtggagtcaaaattAGACCAATGgaagaaggtactggaagacagaggattaaagatcagtaggagtAAGAcagaatacctaagttttaatgaagatcaggactccgagattagtatggcagggacaaggttgaaccaagtagaaaaatttaggtatcttgtttcaacagtggctgatgatggaaatttggatgtagaaataacaggtgcaggctggatggaaaaattggggAAAGATATCAGGTGTCTTGTACGactgcagaatcaacataaaggttaaaggaagagtgtatgaGGCAGCAGTGAGACCAGCGCTGTTTGATGTATGGAACAGAAACATACCCGGCAAAgggagtgcaagagaagaaattggatgcggtagagatgaaaatgttcAGGTGGGTGTGTGGAGCAACAAAGATGGACAGGatcaaaattgaaagaataagaggaactactaaagtcgtagaactatcaaagaaggcccaggagagaagactgcagtggtatcaTGGTATGGCCATgcgatgagaaggggtgaaatatgcagatggaggtgcctggtgggagagcaagaggaaggcTGAAGCAAAGGTGGATGGATGACAGTTGGATGTactgtagttagagaagacctgagagacaaacgaTTGTCAGAGGAccatgtgtttgaccgagccaggtggttGGGGAAAGCTGTCAGatacatcgaccccacatagaagtgggaaaagatgcagagaaagacgAAGAAGTCCTTCAGGATCTCTTCTGCGAATACAGGAAACAGAAGGTTAGCGGTGACAGACAACAGAAtctgtaaggactgggttatgagtgacatactggctgggtgttaactggtttattggttattccttactgagataaatgtacagaatcttggaagatgttattgacgcgtgcgagcggtaatgtagcgtctacacacagacaggtaaaacggacataaaaggttcagacatgtgtgtttgtcggcagacaaacagatggcgatatcaagagacatgattaacatatggtgatgaaacatacatcagtggaagggtcaggaaattctacatatggccaattgcatgagattcaagacagattaatggatacaatgcaatagcataataaatgtgaaatggagagacctttggcgtcttcacaaacagaaacatacacacagtttgatacagaagattcgttggaacattatgagtacatgattagaatcttgcatggcaatgcaagtagtggtcatacgttaagacaacaatgcttaggagaaagactgaaatattgtatggttgaaatcgcgttcctgtagagaggagacgctcctgttttgtcctgtcgactctgatgatgacgatcgacgaacacacgaacacacacgtgtttggaagagacagcgtcggggctcttacaaatCCGGTTCCTTAAGAAATGCAAAGCAGACTGTGTGGCACCGAAATCACTGGATaagatgcgagagagagagagactgatgaacATCCATTTCCTGTTTTTATCAAGTTGATACAGAAATCGGTTATGTCTGGTtctgaaatcaatatttttttttttagaaatcggCATCTCTGACTGCTGAAATTGGCAACGATTTCGCTGCTTTGATCGACAATGTTTACCATTATAATCGACATCATTTGCTGCTGAACTTGTACGAATTAGTGCCGTAAAGAAATGGGTAACCTCAACTCCAAATATGACTCATAGCACAAAAAGAATCTTCCaaaaatgaaactattaaaatttgTCCTATTTCACGGAAGTCCTGCGTTTCTTGTGAAGGACTCATATGGGTCTATTATAGCATCAGGCCGCGCAATCAAAGTCCATATGCTCCTACGAATTGTTAGCCAGTGCCTTCTGTgatgtatatgtagtatataacagaaaaaatatgctTTGATAGGTCTAGAATCTCATTTAGGATTAGTTTGGTAGACCAGTTTAGAGGCAGTTATACCATTCTTGTCACGAAAGTATGAAGCCAATTTAAACGTAAAATATACAGTTCAAATTATGAAAGCTGCACATCATATCTGTGGTATCCCACTTTTGCTAATGTGCTATATAATCTGCCTTATCAAGGTGTTCACGAATTAGTTCACTGTTTTTATTAGcctacttttaaatatatttgaaatgtttgGCGTTGGagtttttttagatttcttttaaCACTTCTCACGTTCAGTTTGTCTCTCTCCCATTCAGTGTTGTATATCCTTTATAAATGTTTTGGAGATATGGTAGTTTAAGTATTGTTTATGAGCATTTAGAGCATTTTacttcgtaatttttatttccataatgcACTAGTTGGTCCAAGAGCACTGCTTTGAGATACTGTTGGTgaagcatttaaattttttcagtgcGGGAGGTTAGGCCATACCCAAGATTTACCAGTGAAGAGAATAGGAGGGATATTCCATAATATTAACAATCTTATTAAAGTTGAACCCTGCAAGTGAGTAACATCAAGGTCCTAAATATGGTATAGTATCCAGTGTATGATTTGTACAACCGTGGAAAATacgaatatattttataacttaaATTGAGAATTCCTTGTGCACTCCACTGGTGGGGAGCTTTTAATATCTACTAACCTGCCCAACTTTATTTAGCTAAAGGTACTACATACATCAACCATGCTATTAATGCAATGtgaacattttagaaaaaaaataaaagtatgattaTCAATTTGACTTGTTACACTGTCAATTTCACTTTATTAAAGAGCAAAACCATAAatagcaaaacttcaaaagtaTAATGTTGGAAACCCCAAACGTgaaaatcagtgctaatggacaATGTTTTTTTATAACGACTTCGATATTCTAGTAAATTAAACTAGGAGTTTACACTTCTGACAAATGGAGGTAATGCTTCGGCTATGGAGGTAACGGTTCGAGTAATCTGAGCATGCCGTCTGCAACTCCCGTTCAAGAATTATAGTAAGGAACACAGTTCAGACTTCTAAGATGCATTGGTAttaacggatctttcctagatagtggcccaAGGGTTTTACCCGGCAtaccacctttgcggtgtgtttagtacaagcccgttggggattaccgtagaaacataaacaaaagactgtaaatatcatgaagataatgacccccaagaaatattagtcatatagataatgacccccgaactttgctggagttcactatctaggaaagatccgtatTAACAATGAACATCACCGTtttataactgcatattttttcagtgagttttgaggaaaataaatatatttcatttttttgcaagacttattttttagttttacgtgactgttttctttcctttaaatgACAGGTTTCTAAAATAAGCAAAGCTGTCTCAATGCCGTTTTTtcttacccttttttttattgtctcactTTACCTACAAGTATATcagataattttatcaattctggaataaatatgaaaagtcaCATATGTACTTTGTTAAGAACTCGCACAATCGTAAATCTTGGTTATATGTTCACTGGACAAACCTGGCGTTCAATCTTTGAGATTcgctagaaaataataataataaataataggcATAGTTTAGCCTAACAAGCAGTTAATTTTGGTTACCGTCTCTGTGAACCTTGCGGCCCCGTTGGGAACCCAAAATCTCGAGAGTTCAGTTTCGTGTACTGTTAGTCGATGGTAATATGGTGAGCTGCTCAGTTGGAAAAATCTACTGGCTTTagagttgttatttttattcaggaGATTGTGTCATCTGTGTGTACGTAGGTACGTATGCAACTCGGTGATTGTGTTATAGTGTATAGGGAGTACGGTATGTGAATGAAATTGATAAACTATGTAAGAGCTCCATAGAATAGAACGGCTTCCAGATAAGTATAGTGTTGTATAGCAAGCTATTGAACTAACTTGCTGTACCTCATTTCTGATGCAATAAAAGGTCGTCATTGCACCTTAAGCGATCATTGACTCGCTATGGAGTCCTCTCATAATTTTAGGTGCCGTGACGTAATAGTTTTCACCGTCAAATCTGTGGTTAAGAAGTGAAACAGTAAACATTTGCTTAACACGTAAATGGTAGTTGCCGAACTAGAGGGGAGCCGGTTGTAGTCTTCAGGGTTAAACAATTAGTTTATACAGCTCATTTCGTTTATAGATTATTTTAAATGCATGTGGAGGTTGTTGACGGTTTTCCATTTTAAGGTTATCCCATGGTAGCATACAGCCTCAGGTATGCTGTATATTGTTCCAGTATGTGATGCAACTTTGAGTTAGGGGACTGCGTGATTGGCTTCATGCTTCTTTCCGAATTGAGGGCTTTTGTATCATGTTGGGGTCCCAAGTGCAAATAGCCCCAGACAATGATACTGTGTGGCAGACCATTTTTGCAGGTTGATAGGTTTACCAAAGTCGGACCTCATTTTGCCCATCTAGTGGGCCCTATATTTCAGTTCATGGGGTTATGTATAATCATCCATGTTATAACTGAGATTAGTTAtctttaattttcgttatttttttttttattttcacacctTTAGGTCGTTATGTTTCTGAATTGCCCACGTGATATTTTTTCCTCCAGCTGAGAGAACGCAAATTTACTGAACGGCACCAATATTCAATTTCCTTGATGTAGTACAGGTAGAACTTTTCAATTTATAGTAgtcatgcattactacccttaaacAGTTCACCTTGTTCTTATGCATATCTCTGTAGTTCGTATCTTCTGGAGTTTCTTACAAATGGACTTcgtattcttaggaagcttgaatttataAGTCGGTGGTCCCGGTAGGggtgttccatataaataggattTATCTTTGAATAGTAACTGGTACTACCATGAGCAGTGTTTGATACCAACCTCCTGGAAGTgattgttaaaatatacataaaagccGTGAGATTTCGTGGTAATAGTAAGTTTGCGAGGGTTTTTATAGCATGTTCGTATTAGGCATATTAAAGAAACTTTGGTGCAGCTTGAAGCGCCATTGACTAGTGGTATTAAAGTTAAACATTACCTCTTTAAATTGAATACAGTGTGCCACAATTTTAAAAGTGCTACTTCCAACAGGGTGTCTGTAATAATGGAATTGTTCCTTACATGTTCTGCTATGCACGCTGCCACTTGGGGAGGTTTTTCAAAGAGGGCTTcaagggtaggttaggttagggtgcaACACTGTTGAAATGTCATTTGATTTTAAGCAGGCCGCGACTGAGGGAGCAGTCCTTACGGGCGTATCTTCTGCACTTTGTCCGACACGTCTGTTTTCGGTGATTTTAGATTTTGGCATTATcgatcatttttttaaagttcacaTTTCAGTAGTTTTGTTCTTAAACGATTGTTCAAAGAGTAGTATTACTTCGTAGCCTTTCTAACATgctcatttatttcataattcatatagTATCCGGCACGTAGAGGCTCGAAAATCCTCCAAACTCTTCAGATCACCCGTGCATTTTACAATGTCATGGGCCtaatccattttatatatatatatatatatatatgaaaccataCTTTATTTGCAACCACTCAGTTTATCCATGGTCTATTTAGTTAAAAAGTTCTACAATTCTGTCACTGCATGACTCCTAGTCATGTGAGTAAATTCCCGTCTTAAGTCTCGTGTTGGCTGAGCCTTTCTGATCTGTGATCTTACCTTGACAATAGAAACACATCTCTTATCTCTCCCCAACTCTAGTTTTAGCTTGCCATGGTTTTTATGAATTCTCTTATAATCGGACTAATATCATTGTAATGTATCCCCACCCCTGCACTTGGCCTATCAACATTATCATGCTctcaatattttctgttaatacaATGTTCATTCTTAGTATGGATATTTTGGAGTAAGTTCTTCACTCTGtacattgtattttaattttggttGAAAACTTCAATGTTCTAAGCTCTTTCGCCtcaggcactagcggatccaaaaAAATGTCATCGGTTGGGGGGtgtcaccaattttcatattatacacctttatatatataatatctccatTGTTAtcataagattattatttttctcaattttgtatcTAATAGATTTTTTCCCCCCATTTATCAAAATTCAACgttattttgccattattttcatattttgtcattttttaatattttgtcattatttttcaagggggccatattttgtcattattttttcatgggggccatattttgtcattatttttcatgggggccatattttgtcattatttttcatggggggccatattttgtcattatttttcatgggggccatattttgtcattatttttcatggggggccatattttgtcattatttttcatggggggccatattttgtcattattttgtaaGGGGGCCACGTGCCCAAGAGCCCCCACCCCTGGATTTGCTAGTGCCCTCAGATCAAACATCTGTCAGCGACTTAAGTTAACTCGCGTCTAACTACATTCTTGGTGCTCATTACCTATAGACTCATCggtttttttatatctatattttaccGCAACACAATATTTAGAGCAAGATGTTTTGCGTAGAATACCTCACTGTAGATTACCTCCTCTTTCACTTGAATATTTTATGCAGAAATATGTCCTCAAAATTCCTTTATGAAGAGTCCAGCTCACAAATGATTATTTTGGCCTTAAAATCGCATAGTTAATTTACTTAAACAGGCTTTTACTTTTAACTCCAAAGGCCCATTTGTTTTACCAATGTGCTCTTAAAAGTGCGTTGCCAAGCCTGTGACCTTCCCCTAAAGCCCCTTGTATGAATATTGAAAACTGGAAGCTAGAAGGATATAGTAACACTGGGAAATTATTTAAACTCGCTTTCTGGCAAATTTCGTGTAGGCTCTAAAAATGTGTTGATTCTGCAAGATGGATTTCTCGGCAGGCAGTAATCATAATGCTGCAATCATCAATTgggaaaaaaatcacaatggAAACTAAAAACTTGATATAATTAAGTCGACAAATTATCGAATATGCTATTGAAAGCTGAAGTTTCCCTAGGTCGTTAAGCAATTATAACTAGAGAACATTCGCCACGGCCAcgtatttttttcaaaagtcaATTTTGGTTACGACagatatatataggaaaaataggCAGCATTTTCTAACATTACTTGTGTACATATTAGGAAAAGGGAACTTGCCACAATGATTAAAAATCATTTACAACAGACCAAGGAATGTAAACGATGACTGGGCGGGGAAGATTGTTATTCGGCTCCCAATGCGACAGTTTCCATAATTGTTGCCTAAATAAACGTCTGGTTTCATCCTTTAAAGTAGTGCAATTTTAGagcatatggtgttcaaatagatcgacagaaattatatttacagtgaTGTATTGaagtttaaaagttattttatcctATGGTACTACTAAAACTTATTTATCTTTAGAGAGCAGAATCTTCCATATATGCTGATCTTGTCAGACCTACAACTTGGCAGAATTGGTTACCTTGTATTTCTAGCGCTAGGCGTCTTAATACATTTTATCGACACTTGATGGTATTTGATGGAGATGACGGTAAAATCTGTTTAACAGTGGGggaagaattttaaatttaaactggCTGGAATGCTTAGGTTAGTTATGAAAACTGTACCATGCATTATCTTCGAAGTGTGTACACTTACCCTTTAAATTAGCAAAAATTTATGTAAGAAATAGAGGTTGAAATAGACTTAAGCTcgtaaattaatttctatttaaacCCCCTCAGACATGTTAATCATTACAATAACCATTTTCAGAAATGGAAAAGGCGAAAGATGACAGGGTGGAGAGACGTTTTTTCATCCCCCAATGTCTGACGATGGAGAAGGTGCGCCTAGCCACCTTTGTAGATTGGAAAGTGGATTTCATAAAGCCGAGAGATTTATCGGCTTGTATGCTTTATTCTCAGAGGGAAGAAGACCACACCAGGTGCTTCAGTTGCATGATATTTGTGGGGAAGTGGGAAGAAGGCGACATACCGTGGGAAGAGCACAAAAAGCATTCCCCCGATTGCTTTTTCATGGATGAACCCCACTTACATGGGAATGTTCCCATAATGGACGACAAATGCAAACTTGGTGATCAGTTGTTTGAAGAATGGACACGTGGAATTGAGAAACAGGGTGCCCCAGCCAAAGATTCGgccgaggaagagaaaaaggtcgaagcttttaaatttatcaatagtTATTATGATTTCCTTATATCTCGTACCTTGCCCAAACCTCCAGGAAACATCTTGCGCACAGGTGAGTAACTACGTATTTGACAGTTATATTTTGACATGTTCATATCAACAGTAAGTTATAATTAAATAGATTTGTAGCTGAAATATCATGGGTATAcctcttgaaataaaaattaatgctgCCAGTTTTGAAGTGATAGGTGTACCACTTCATGTTGGTCAAGTTTTAATGTCTGTGAAACTGACAGACTAGATCACAGGTTAAAGATAATCTTCTGATTGAAGCATTTTGCATTTAGGATAGTAAGACTGTAGGAAGAcgtaattgttaaaaaaaaattaatttgcaaaattattttggttgatttgaTATCTTACAATGCCATAACTATGACACTAACTGggaaaaaactttgaaatttagTAAGCTGTCCCACATACACCACATTTTCTTACCTTTGCACAGAAGCTATTAAAGTACTGGAGGTGAAGAGGCCTGCTTTCCCATCGTATAGTAGCCTGTCTTCTCGCAAGGAATCCTTCAAGAGTTGGCCTAAGGAAATTGACATTACTCCAGACGCTATGGCAGAAGCTGGATTTTTCTCCATAGATTTAGTGGACTGGGTTCAGTGCTTCAATTGTGGTGGTGGTCTTTTTGCATGGAGGTCGGGGGACAATCCTCTTCACGATCATGcaagattttattctttttgcccTTTCATCAAGGAGAAACTAGGTGAAGAAACTGTAGCTAAAATAGCTGCAGAAAATCCACCACCGCTGGCCCCAGACCGGCCTGTCCAGTTATCAGAGGAGGAAGCTGAACTTTTGTTGGCGCTTCCTGTTTGCAAGGTTTGTCAGTCGCCTGTTGACATTGTCATTTCTGAGTAGCT comes from the Macrobrachium rosenbergii isolate ZJJX-2024 chromosome 3, ASM4041242v1, whole genome shotgun sequence genome and includes:
- the LOC136851772 gene encoding uncharacterized protein; this translates as MVVKLCLDGKIVNIVSAFAPKVRCDEDEKVAVDRQLSEIPAEERLIIGGDMNGHIGRTREGIERVHGGWGVGERNDEEERVVDCAVSFYLAVVNTWFEKKENQYIT
- the LOC136827747 gene encoding death-associated inhibitor of apoptosis 1-like isoform X2; translation: MEKAKDDRVERRFFIPQCLTMEKVRLATFVDWKVDFIKPRDLSACMLYSQREEDHTRCFSCMIFVGKWEEGDIPWEEHKKHSPDCFFMDEPHLHGNVPIMDDKCKLGDQLFEEWTRGIEKQGAPAKDSAEEEKKVEAFKFINSYYDFLISRTLPKPPGNILRTEAIKVLEVKRPAFPSYSSLSSRKESFKSWPKEIDITPDAMAEAGFFSIDLVDWVQCFNCGGGLFAWRSGDNPLHDHARFYSFCPFIKEKLGEETVAKIAAENPPPLAPDRPVQLSEEEAELLLALPVCKKIFGMKMDRDLIATVMKLRVEECGFPFKNWRIFTDKIGDYLDSLDLPEDKKSRAARKGTK
- the LOC136827747 gene encoding death-associated inhibitor of apoptosis 1-like isoform X1, which gives rise to MEKAKDDRVERRFFIPQCLTMEKVRLATFVDWKVDFIKPRDLSACMLYSQREEDHTRCFSCMIFVGKWEEGDIPWEEHKKHSPDCFFMDEPHLHGNVPIMDDKCKLGDQLFEEWTRGIEKQGAPAKDSAEEEKKVEAFKFINSYYDFLISRTLPKPPGNILRTEAIKVLEVKRPAFPSYSSLSSRKESFKSWPKEIDITPDAMAEAGFFSIDLVDWVQCFNCGGGLFAWRSGDNPLHDHARFYSFCPFIKEKLGEETVAKIAAENPPPLAPDRPVQLSEEEAELLLALPVCKKIFGMKMDRDLIATVMKLRVEECGFPFKNWRIFTDKIGDYLDSLDLPEDKNRAARKGTK